AATTTTCAATCCCGATGTATGTTCAAAGTTCATAACTTGTCGTCCTATAACTTAGATCAATgtattttgtgttttgtgtATTTTTCGCTTGATTTTAAGAATATTTTTGCTTGATTtacattttctatttttcttatttttattgATAAAGGCTGTTAAGAATATTAAAATATTTTGATCCAAGCAAATGGATACATAACCGATTAGTACGGACATATGCAATTTACAATTCAAGTAGGAGTTACATCCAAACAGAAATTGGAATTGGCTCTTCTCTTTGATTCCAACTATCAATTCCATGGGCATACAAACAGTAGTATTGAATTGGAAGCTCAATTCCATTTCCCCTCAGATTTGATATTGAATGCCCAATTTAATTTCTTGGTTGAATATCTATATCCAAACAAAGCCTTATGGAAATCTTTACTTGGACAATATCTGTCTGGTGAAAAATGGACTTCTTCCTACAAATGGTGACTGCAAAGAAGCTACATAGCCGCCCCCCCACCCCAGGGACCAGGCCAGCCCCCGGCCCACCCTAAGAATTGGAATTTTTACCTAAATCACTGCATAGCCTTTGCAATTTAACCATAAAAGCTTCATATTTTTACGTTTCGCCCCCCTTAATAAATCATCTCTTTTATTATGGCCCTACCTATACTCTTTTCCTGGCTCTGCACCTGTATATCAGAACACCATGCCCATGCCAAATTCGCTTTCATAGCTTTTAGAAAAAGCACAGCGAATAAACAGGGCACAAATGTCATACCACACCTTGGACACCATCATCACAAATACACAATCCATCTCTATACTAAACTGAAGGTGAGAAGCATCGTCATGATTACACATTTCCAAAGCACATGAAGCGCGATACATTCCTCTTGGCACACTAAGCCAAAGATCATCATTTCACAAGGTAGTATACAATGATAAGATCTTGCTCTGTACCACACAATAACAACGCAAGCATGTACATTATTTAAGCAGTGCACAAAGGTAAGGGCAAACAGAAGTGATCTTGAGCAAAGTCCAGTGATCTAGGACGTGCCCACCACATGATGCTCGATCACACGAAAAGTGGACTGCTATGTCACAAACGGCAAAAGCAAGGCAGGCAACAAAATGCATCATCGAAAGCTTCCTCCCACGATTCAACCACACCGTGCTACCAGAAATTAAGCATCAGAATCCCACGAAACATATCCTTTTGGCGCCTGCACAAAAAGGCAAAAGCAGGATACCTTCCTTGCCTTCCACACCCACACAAAGCCAATCCAGTAACAATGATGACAAATTGGCAGCAGCTTGCTTAAGGCCATAGATATACGTGATGCCTTCAGAATTTACTATTTTTGTATGGATTTACTGTCACCACCGCATCATTGGCCAGCTCTAATTATCCAAGTCATCTACGCCAAGTTTCTTTGCCTCCATCTTGAGGAACTTCAGGTATCTAACAGCTTCCTCCAAGACAGCAGGAGTATCCAATTGGTCTGCACCAGGGATTACTCCCCTAAGAACTGTGATCATCTTTCTCATACTCTCATGAGTAACATCTTCCATTGATCCATGGATGCCTGAACTCTTTTCGGAAGAATACCTCATTTTCTTAGAGTTGAGTGTTGAAGATGAATCAAGGGAAACACTCTCGAAGGCGTAAGGAGTGCGTCCCGTACTCACAACATCATCGTTGTCACTTTCTTCACTGGAGCTGAGCAGAGCGTCGATTTCTCTTGTGTCCTCCTTGAAAGACGATGAATTTTCTTCCAGGTTGCCATTGTCTTGGCCACAACTTCTGCAAACGGCTTGGTCATATGAAGGGAAAGCGTTGATGTTTGCAGCGTTGAGCTTGTTCGCCAAGGTCGGATGATACATGATGCGCCCTTTGTCCTCATTGTGATCAAATATGATGAAATTTCTTGGGAACACCTTAGAAGGTTGAAACTCAAATCCACCAAGTGGGTTTGGGAGTTGAGGAACTGTCATGCCTGCAGGAACACCAAAGGCAGGTGAAACAGAAGCCCTGGAGCTGCATTGACCACCCAAAGGTCCGTTTTTCATACAACCGTTTGCTTCATCTCCATAAGCAAAGGAGGGGTTACCAGTGAAAGCTGTCGGATCCCTCTGCATGGGTCAATAGCGGATACTGGACAATGATGCAGTTAAGTACGGACTCCTACCCGATTTGATGCAGTAGCTACACTGCACCAAAACAATGAAAATTCTACACTAGGTTTGCAGCTCACAACAACGCGAAGGCTTAGTATGTCCTACCACAGGTAGTTGTCATCACGACTCAACTGCTTTTGTTGCTGCAGCTTTATAACAAACGAAAGCTAGAGTAGCAGATATGAGAGCTAAACGTGTTCCTCTGGTTAGACTACGTGACAGGCTTAAGCAGTTGACGGAAGTACTCAGCCTGCAATGTTACAAGAAATTGTCAAAATACAAACAACAGACATAAAAAAATAGGTGTAAGAAATGTGCAAAACTGACTACACGGATAATTTCAAAAAGGTCATGCAAAACAAACTACTGTAGTAAAATGTGAGGAACTGATGACGAGAtagataaaaatatattaccAGATAAATTGCTTATGGTTTATCAGTAACAATGTTGTACCTCGAGCAAAAGCAATTAAATAGATTGATGAAAGACATCTTCCTGTATTACTCTAGTATATCACGGTTTTAACCTTCAGTATTTTATAAACACATCTCAAAACCCAACTATTTTAGCTATTAATTCCATAACGGGAATATCTCTCGTTGATATTTACAAATGAGACCTTTTGCTACTGCATCAAGGTTGCTGTGAAATCTCAAATGAATTACCATAAACTTGTAGCTACGAAAATCAGATCTGATTATATTGTTTCTCTTATATAGGagtataatatatatatatgactATGTTTCGTATCAG
The Brachypodium distachyon strain Bd21 chromosome 2, Brachypodium_distachyon_v3.0, whole genome shotgun sequence genome window above contains:
- the LOC100839093 gene encoding transcription factor bHLH144, giving the protein MQRDPTAFTGNPSFAYGDEANGCMKNGPLGGQCSSRASVSPAFGVPAGMTVPQLPNPLGGFEFQPSKVFPRNFIIFDHNEDKGRIMYHPTLANKLNAANINAFPSYDQAVCRSCGQDNGNLEENSSSFKEDTREIDALLSSSEESDNDDVVSTGRTPYAFESVSLDSSSTLNSKKMRYSSEKSSGIHGSMEDVTHESMRKMITVLRGVIPGADQLDTPAVLEEAVRYLKFLKMEAKKLGVDDLDN